One window of Vespa velutina chromosome 2, iVesVel2.1, whole genome shotgun sequence genomic DNA carries:
- the LOC124946955 gene encoding uncharacterized protein LOC124946955 isoform X1, whose product MSRLTGSKALSALTILLVTAATLAIQNDRTSSRSSQDDPVLSASSYMGPQRTTLSSDRRDESLTFHRTSPAFRLETSKSVYSYDNKNEIRESRSEEPIDQLTSSKHVDHIDGNNIEVKSGEYYRNIIPTTSRSISGEGHGAPQGRNLLTEPHQPVGIQDRPVLYLQGIDQPRQPRQEKIYSEHAPPPILQTALPGRQANPDIQDIITGIVKLLNGNVNVAANTVRPLRPIQATRINNRGPPRISDVPPLPPDFDTPGMNPPPPPDTPYPFDKPPSPERPLINQLPPERPIRPFLNGVPLPEQIVPSGNRPWSWNRPGVHRRPIPAYKPLPANLDSSFHRDKDHLSNEKHTEKPHFDLNPDQQQIELNTTNESANVNDGVATNHKTIENKIGNSPNLEEQESPANPTKKGEHDDFTKKIHKYQSHMKDKINNDNTLVLGAEQEENENQPSSVIRYTDFPKPVISLNSQAKDTKIAKTSQVAISSVVNSKNEESKLDVAFSSSIKPTKSFPTSTLNVETSSSVRVIEPTPTKTDVRPTSVPSNDDSSKPFETLTTTTTTTTTTTTTTTTTTTTTTELEPSSTFIESGSIEIRTTSSTPTESLPTTIVKTMSTTQKSMIHSSTSSIFSKNTAPTDRYSYRPRPGIVLDDTLDYTGTPGLATQRPYPSPRPTSLVDIFDVTVSAVQGPGGSSGDGVRVSINGGNADVILTSAVEGQGFVSIDGKRTYLNLFDNTDRTSTSSQVIPQPTRTQAPHVVGTGLAIPQPDTPSINQRPALLSPRPNYPKRPTQPPVRIDTCIVGDSSTCDASQHEACATIQGVSACHCKPGYARLQHSLPCKKIVSIVVSIRIDRFYDRKVVWDRGLADKDSESYQTLAFEANRAIESAMSMTPFSDEHMGSSVNSVYQGDVSQGQGGVFVNATLKLIYEPRTVRPSLAGELQKQLLGVIHRRNNNIGNSALYVDSPRGSISNLQDLDECASSELNDCHSYATCTNTWGGFTCTCNPGLKDPHKDDSNEAGRSCLSCPSTHCNNRGTCSYQNDQMQCACTGNYYGTQCEVDGEVLGVAIGASVAALIIIVLTLVCLVMWSRRWSREQKSVGSPVYGYIQGGIPGTLPGTLARVGSVGTLASVKQGPPPNLPPYMLAHFADHMATANIYATEPMGPTRPSSAMFGYPPINVHGTLPPVPLPRLQAPPRPRQRHQPDPDSSDSEPQDKDRADLIPQSNGFHVPRPKSRSSLAVSITKQRINQSGIYNDVEYDQGDVQHLSKNNIPMSTYRPYYRT is encoded by the exons ATGTCGAGATTGACCGGTTCGAAGGCCTTATCGGCCTTGACCATTCTCCTCGTAACCGCCG CTACCTTGGCCATACAAAACGATCGAACATCCTCTAGATCGTCTCAAGATGATCCGGTTTTAAGTGCGAGCTCTTACATGGGTCCTCAAAGGACGACCTTGAGTTCCGATCGACGGGACGAGTCGTTGACTTTTCACCGAACTTCTCCAGCTTTTCGATTGGAGACTTCCAAGAGCGTCTAcagttacgataataaaaatgaaatcagaGAGTCTCGTTCCGAAGAACCGATCGATCAGTTGACTTCTTCAAAGCACGTCGATCATATAGACGGTAATAACATCGAAGTGAAGTCCGGAGAATATTATCG CAATATAATACCAACGACGAGTCGATCGATTTCGGGGGAAGGACATGGGGCTCCGCAGGGACGGAATCTCTTGACGGAGCCCCATCAGCCGGTTGGAATCCAAGACCGACCAGTACTCTATTTGCAAGGAATAGACCAACCAAGACAACCTCGCCAAGAGAAGATTTATAGCGAACACGCGCCACCGCCTATTCTACAAACTGCCTTGCCTGGTAGACAAGCCAATCCTGATATTCAGGACATCATTACGGGTATCGTAAAACTTTTGAACGGGAATGTCAATGTGGCTGCTAATACTGTAAGACCGTTGAGGCCGATCCAAGCGACGAG GATCAACAATAGAGGACCGCCGAGAATTTCGGACGTTCCTCCTTTACCACCGGACTTTGATACGCCTGGTATgaatcctcctcctccaccggACACTCCTTATCCGTTTGACAAGCCACCGAGTCCTGAGAGGCCACTGATCAATCAGTTACCACCGGAAAGGCCGATCAGGCCTTTCTTGAACGGTGTACCTTTACCGGAACAAATTGTACCTTCGGGAAATCGTCCTTGGTCCTGGAACAGGCCtg GTGTTCACAGACGACCGATTCCAGCGTACAAACCTCTACCAGCGAATTTAGATTCTAGCTTCCATCGGGACAAGGATCATCTGAGCAACGAAAAGCACACCGAGAAGCCGCATTTTGATTTGAACCCAGATCAACAGCAGATTGAACTCAATACGACCAACGAGTCTGCGAACGTGAACGATGGCGTCGCGACGAATCacaaaacgatagaaaataaaataggaaatAGTCCTAACCTGGAGGAGCAGGAAAGTCCTGCGAATCCGACGAAGAAAGGAGAACACGATGATTTTACGAAAAAGATACACAAGTATCAATCTCACATGAaggataagataaataatgacaatacTCTCGTGTTGGGTGCCGAACAAGAGGAAAATGAGAATCAACCTAGCAGCGTGATACGATATACGGATTTTCCAAAACCCGTCATATCTTTGAACAGTCAAGCCAAGGACACGAAGATTGCGAAAACAAGTCAAGTCGCGATATCTTCAGTCGTCAACtcgaagaacgaagaaagcAAACTTGACGTTGCGTTCTCGAGTAGCATCAAACCTACGAAATCGTTCCCAACGAGCACTTTGAACGTTGAAACGAGCTCGTCGGTACGAGTGATCGAACCGACGCCAACAAAGACGGACGTTCGGCCTACTTCTGTCCCTTCGAACGACGATTCGAGTAAACCTTTCGAAAcgttaacgacgacgacgacgacgacgacgacgacgacgacgacgacaacgacgacgacgactacgacgacggaATTAGAGCCGAGTAGTACGTTTATCGAATCGGGAAGCATAGAAATTAGAACGACTTCTTCGACGCCAACGGAGAGTTTACCTACAACGATTGTCAAAACTATGAGCACCACTCAAAAAAGTATGATTCATTCTTCGACGAGCAGcatcttttcgaaaaatacAG cTCCTACGGATCGATATTCCTATCGACCTCGGCCTGGAATAGTACTAGACGATACCTTGGATTACACGGGAACCCCAGGATTGGCTACGCAAAGACCTTACCCTTCGCCAAGACCCACGTCCTTGGTCGACATATTCGACGTCACCGTTTCCGCGGTTCAAGGTCCTGGTGGAAGTTCTG gAGATGGCGTTAGGGTATCTATAAACGGAGGAAACGCCGATGTTATTCTCACTTCTGCCGTGGAAGGTCAAGGGTTTGTAAGTATCGACGGTAAAAGGACCTATCTGAATTTGTTCGATAATACCGATCGAACTTCTACATCCTCGCAAGTGATACCTCAACCAACTAGAACTCAGGCTCCGCATGTCGTCGGCACCGG TCTAGCGATCCCGCAACCTGACACTCCGAGCATCAATCAACGTCCTGCCTTATTGTCACCAAGACCGAATTATCCAAAACGGCCGACTCAGCCTCCCGTTAGGATAGACACTTGTATAGTCGGCGATAGTAGTACCTGCGATGCGAGTCAACACGAGGCATGTGCAACTATTCAAGGTGTATCAGCGTGTCACTGTAAACCAGGATACGCGAGATTACAACATTCTCTCCCATGTAAAA AAATCGTCAGTATCGTGGTATCCATTAGGATAGACAGATTTTACGATAGAAAGGTTGTCTGGGATCGTGGACTCGCTGACAAGGATTCCGAATCTTATCAAACGTTGGCTTTCGAAGCAAACAGAGCC ATCGAGTCTGCGATGTCTATGACGCCTTTCTCGGACGAGCATATGGGATCGTCTGTAAATTCTGTATATCAAGGTGACGTGAGTCAAGGACAAGGAGGAGTCTTTGTAAATGCAACCTTGAAACTCATCTATGAACCGAGAACAGTGCGACCTAGTTTGGCTGGCGAATTGCAGAAACAACTTCTCGGCGTCATTCATagaagaaacaataatattggAAATAGCGCGCTGTACGTCGACAGTCCTCGCGGATCGATATCCAATTTGCAAG ACTTGGACGAGTGTGCATCCTCGGAATTAAACGATTGTCACTCTTATGCAACTTGTACAAACACGTGGGGTGGTTTTACCTGTACTTGCAATCCAGGATTGAAAGATCCCCATAAAGATGATTCGAACGAAGCTGGTAGATCGTGCTTATCTTGTCCTTCGACTCATTGCAACAATCGAGGGACGTGTTCCTATCAAAACGACCAGATGCAATGCGC ATGTACTGGTAATTACTATGGTACTCAGTGCGAAGTCGACGGCGAAGTTTTGGGGGTTGCGATAGGTGCCTCTGTCGCGGCCTTAATAATCATAGTCTTAACTTTGGTTTGCCTCGTGATGTGGAG TCGGAGATGGTCGCGCGAACAAAAGTCCGTCGGTTCGCCCGTTTATGGATACATTCAAGGTGGAATACCTGGGACGCTTCCTG GTACGTTGGCTAGAGTGGGCTCGGTTGGGACTTTAGCATCGGTGAAGCAAGGACCGCCGCCTAATCTACCACCCTATATGTTGGCACATTTTGCCGATCACATGGCAACCGCGAATATCTATGCC ACCGAACCTATGGGCCCGACAAGACCGAGCTCTGCAATGTTCGGTTATCCACCGATCAATGTTCACGGAACGTTACCTCCGGTTCCATTACCAAGACTTCAAGCTCCGCCAAGGCCGAGACAAAGACATCAACCGGATCCGGATAGTTCGGACTCGGAACCGCAGGACAAGGATAGGGCCGATTTGATACCACAGAGCAACGGGTTCCACGTGCCCAGGCCAAAGTCCAGGTCGTCTTTGGCGGTGAGCATAACAAAACAACGTATC AATCAAAGTGGAATCTACAACGACGTGGAGTACGATCA
- the LOC124946955 gene encoding uncharacterized protein LOC124946955 isoform X2: protein MSRLTGSKALSALTILLVTAATLAIQNDRTSSRSSQDDPVLSASSYMGPQRTTLSSDRRDESLTFHRTSPAFRLETSKSVYSYDNKNEIRESRSEEPIDQLTSSKHVDHIDGNNIEVKSGEYYRNIIPTTSRSISGEGHGAPQGRNLLTEPHQPVGIQDRPVLYLQGIDQPRQPRQEKIYSEHAPPPILQTALPGRQANPDIQDIITGIVKLLNGNVNVAANTVRPLRPIQATRINNRGPPRISDVPPLPPDFDTPGMNPPPPPDTPYPFDKPPSPERPLINQLPPERPIRPFLNGVPLPEQIVPSGNRPWSWNRPGVHRRPIPAYKPLPANLDSSFHRDKDHLSNEKHTEKPHFDLNPDQQQIELNTTNESANVNDGVATNHKTIENKIGNSPNLEEQESPANPTKKGEHDDFTKKIHKYQSHMKDKINNDNTLVLGAEQEENENQPSSVIRYTDFPKPVISLNSQAKDTKIAKTSQVAISSVVNSKNEESKLDVAFSSSIKPTKSFPTSTLNVETSSSVRVIEPTPTKTDVRPTSVPSNDDSSKPFETLTTTTTTTTTTTTTTTTTTTTTTELEPSSTFIESGSIEIRTTSSTPTESLPTTIVKTMSTTQKSMIHSSTSSIFSKNTAPTDRYSYRPRPGIVLDDTLDYTGTPGLATQRPYPSPRPTSLVDIFDVTVSAVQGPGGSSGDGVRVSINGGNADVILTSAVEGQGFVSIDGKRTYLNLFDNTDRTSTSSQVIPQPTRTQAPHVVGTGLAIPQPDTPSINQRPALLSPRPNYPKRPTQPPVRIDTCIVGDSSTCDASQHEACATIQGVSACHCKPGYARLQHSLPCKKIVSIVVSIRIDRFYDRKVVWDRGLADKDSESYQTLAFEANRAIESAMSMTPFSDEHMGSSVNSVYQGDVSQGQGGVFVNATLKLIYEPRTVRPSLAGELQKQLLGVIHRRNNNIGNSALYVDSPRGSISNLQDLDECASSELNDCHSYATCTNTWGGFTCTCNPGLKDPHKDDSNEAGRSCLSCPSTHCNNRGTCSYQNDQMQCACTGNYYGTQCEVDGEVLGVAIGASVAALIIIVLTLVCLVMWSRRWSREQKSVGSPVYGYIQGGIPGTLPGTLARVGSVGTLASVKQGPPPNLPPYMLAHFADHMATANIYATEPMGPTRPSSAMFGYPPINVHGTLPPVPLPRLQAPPRPRQRHQPDPDSSDSEPQDKDRADLIPQSNGFHVPRPKSRSSLANQSGIYNDVEYDQGDVQHLSKNNIPMSTYRPYYRT, encoded by the exons ATGTCGAGATTGACCGGTTCGAAGGCCTTATCGGCCTTGACCATTCTCCTCGTAACCGCCG CTACCTTGGCCATACAAAACGATCGAACATCCTCTAGATCGTCTCAAGATGATCCGGTTTTAAGTGCGAGCTCTTACATGGGTCCTCAAAGGACGACCTTGAGTTCCGATCGACGGGACGAGTCGTTGACTTTTCACCGAACTTCTCCAGCTTTTCGATTGGAGACTTCCAAGAGCGTCTAcagttacgataataaaaatgaaatcagaGAGTCTCGTTCCGAAGAACCGATCGATCAGTTGACTTCTTCAAAGCACGTCGATCATATAGACGGTAATAACATCGAAGTGAAGTCCGGAGAATATTATCG CAATATAATACCAACGACGAGTCGATCGATTTCGGGGGAAGGACATGGGGCTCCGCAGGGACGGAATCTCTTGACGGAGCCCCATCAGCCGGTTGGAATCCAAGACCGACCAGTACTCTATTTGCAAGGAATAGACCAACCAAGACAACCTCGCCAAGAGAAGATTTATAGCGAACACGCGCCACCGCCTATTCTACAAACTGCCTTGCCTGGTAGACAAGCCAATCCTGATATTCAGGACATCATTACGGGTATCGTAAAACTTTTGAACGGGAATGTCAATGTGGCTGCTAATACTGTAAGACCGTTGAGGCCGATCCAAGCGACGAG GATCAACAATAGAGGACCGCCGAGAATTTCGGACGTTCCTCCTTTACCACCGGACTTTGATACGCCTGGTATgaatcctcctcctccaccggACACTCCTTATCCGTTTGACAAGCCACCGAGTCCTGAGAGGCCACTGATCAATCAGTTACCACCGGAAAGGCCGATCAGGCCTTTCTTGAACGGTGTACCTTTACCGGAACAAATTGTACCTTCGGGAAATCGTCCTTGGTCCTGGAACAGGCCtg GTGTTCACAGACGACCGATTCCAGCGTACAAACCTCTACCAGCGAATTTAGATTCTAGCTTCCATCGGGACAAGGATCATCTGAGCAACGAAAAGCACACCGAGAAGCCGCATTTTGATTTGAACCCAGATCAACAGCAGATTGAACTCAATACGACCAACGAGTCTGCGAACGTGAACGATGGCGTCGCGACGAATCacaaaacgatagaaaataaaataggaaatAGTCCTAACCTGGAGGAGCAGGAAAGTCCTGCGAATCCGACGAAGAAAGGAGAACACGATGATTTTACGAAAAAGATACACAAGTATCAATCTCACATGAaggataagataaataatgacaatacTCTCGTGTTGGGTGCCGAACAAGAGGAAAATGAGAATCAACCTAGCAGCGTGATACGATATACGGATTTTCCAAAACCCGTCATATCTTTGAACAGTCAAGCCAAGGACACGAAGATTGCGAAAACAAGTCAAGTCGCGATATCTTCAGTCGTCAACtcgaagaacgaagaaagcAAACTTGACGTTGCGTTCTCGAGTAGCATCAAACCTACGAAATCGTTCCCAACGAGCACTTTGAACGTTGAAACGAGCTCGTCGGTACGAGTGATCGAACCGACGCCAACAAAGACGGACGTTCGGCCTACTTCTGTCCCTTCGAACGACGATTCGAGTAAACCTTTCGAAAcgttaacgacgacgacgacgacgacgacgacgacgacgacgacgacaacgacgacgacgactacgacgacggaATTAGAGCCGAGTAGTACGTTTATCGAATCGGGAAGCATAGAAATTAGAACGACTTCTTCGACGCCAACGGAGAGTTTACCTACAACGATTGTCAAAACTATGAGCACCACTCAAAAAAGTATGATTCATTCTTCGACGAGCAGcatcttttcgaaaaatacAG cTCCTACGGATCGATATTCCTATCGACCTCGGCCTGGAATAGTACTAGACGATACCTTGGATTACACGGGAACCCCAGGATTGGCTACGCAAAGACCTTACCCTTCGCCAAGACCCACGTCCTTGGTCGACATATTCGACGTCACCGTTTCCGCGGTTCAAGGTCCTGGTGGAAGTTCTG gAGATGGCGTTAGGGTATCTATAAACGGAGGAAACGCCGATGTTATTCTCACTTCTGCCGTGGAAGGTCAAGGGTTTGTAAGTATCGACGGTAAAAGGACCTATCTGAATTTGTTCGATAATACCGATCGAACTTCTACATCCTCGCAAGTGATACCTCAACCAACTAGAACTCAGGCTCCGCATGTCGTCGGCACCGG TCTAGCGATCCCGCAACCTGACACTCCGAGCATCAATCAACGTCCTGCCTTATTGTCACCAAGACCGAATTATCCAAAACGGCCGACTCAGCCTCCCGTTAGGATAGACACTTGTATAGTCGGCGATAGTAGTACCTGCGATGCGAGTCAACACGAGGCATGTGCAACTATTCAAGGTGTATCAGCGTGTCACTGTAAACCAGGATACGCGAGATTACAACATTCTCTCCCATGTAAAA AAATCGTCAGTATCGTGGTATCCATTAGGATAGACAGATTTTACGATAGAAAGGTTGTCTGGGATCGTGGACTCGCTGACAAGGATTCCGAATCTTATCAAACGTTGGCTTTCGAAGCAAACAGAGCC ATCGAGTCTGCGATGTCTATGACGCCTTTCTCGGACGAGCATATGGGATCGTCTGTAAATTCTGTATATCAAGGTGACGTGAGTCAAGGACAAGGAGGAGTCTTTGTAAATGCAACCTTGAAACTCATCTATGAACCGAGAACAGTGCGACCTAGTTTGGCTGGCGAATTGCAGAAACAACTTCTCGGCGTCATTCATagaagaaacaataatattggAAATAGCGCGCTGTACGTCGACAGTCCTCGCGGATCGATATCCAATTTGCAAG ACTTGGACGAGTGTGCATCCTCGGAATTAAACGATTGTCACTCTTATGCAACTTGTACAAACACGTGGGGTGGTTTTACCTGTACTTGCAATCCAGGATTGAAAGATCCCCATAAAGATGATTCGAACGAAGCTGGTAGATCGTGCTTATCTTGTCCTTCGACTCATTGCAACAATCGAGGGACGTGTTCCTATCAAAACGACCAGATGCAATGCGC ATGTACTGGTAATTACTATGGTACTCAGTGCGAAGTCGACGGCGAAGTTTTGGGGGTTGCGATAGGTGCCTCTGTCGCGGCCTTAATAATCATAGTCTTAACTTTGGTTTGCCTCGTGATGTGGAG TCGGAGATGGTCGCGCGAACAAAAGTCCGTCGGTTCGCCCGTTTATGGATACATTCAAGGTGGAATACCTGGGACGCTTCCTG GTACGTTGGCTAGAGTGGGCTCGGTTGGGACTTTAGCATCGGTGAAGCAAGGACCGCCGCCTAATCTACCACCCTATATGTTGGCACATTTTGCCGATCACATGGCAACCGCGAATATCTATGCC ACCGAACCTATGGGCCCGACAAGACCGAGCTCTGCAATGTTCGGTTATCCACCGATCAATGTTCACGGAACGTTACCTCCGGTTCCATTACCAAGACTTCAAGCTCCGCCAAGGCCGAGACAAAGACATCAACCGGATCCGGATAGTTCGGACTCGGAACCGCAGGACAAGGATAGGGCCGATTTGATACCACAGAGCAACGGGTTCCACGTGCCCAGGCCAAAGTCCAGGTCGTCTTTGGCG AATCAAAGTGGAATCTACAACGACGTGGAGTACGATCA